Sequence from the Burkholderia stabilis genome:
TGCCGCTCGTCGTGATCTGGTTCGGCATCGACGAAACCGCGAAGCTCGTCGTGATCTTCCTCGCATGCTTCGCGCCGATCGCGATGGCCGCGCGCGCCGGCGTGCGCGCGGCGACGGTCGAGCAGATCAACGCCGCGTATTCGCTCGGCGGCAGCTTCGCGCAGATCGTGCGCCATGTCGTGCTGCCGGCCGCGCTGCCGGAAATTCTCACCGGGCTGCGGATCGCGATCGGCTTCGGCTGGACGACGCTGGTCGCGGCCGAGATGGTCGCCGCGACGGCCGGGCTCGGGCAGATGGTGCTCAACGCATCGAGCTTCCTGCGCACGGACATCGTCGTGATGGGCATCCTGATCATCGGCGCGATCGCGTGGCTGTTCGATCTCGCGATGCGCTGGGTCGAGCGGCGGATCGTGCCGTGGAAGGGGCGCGGTTGAGGCGGGGCGCGTGACGCGGGCGTGCCGCGCTCACTCGCCCATCACGATCCCTTCGCGCCGCGGGTCCGCGCCGCCGAGCCACACCGTCTGCCCCTGCACGTTCAGCCGCTGGATGCCCTGCAGCCCCGAGTTCATCTCGACCACCTGCACGTCGTGCCCGCGGCCCTTCAACCCGTCGGCGAGCGCCTCCGACACGCGGCCGCGCTCGAGCTGCGTCGGCCCGTTCATCGACCCGAAGTTCGGCAGCGCGATCGCCTGCTGCATCGTCATGCCCCAGTCGAGCACGCCGACCAGCGTCTTCGCGACGTGATTGATGATCGCGGGGCCGCCGGCCGAGCCGACGATCATCGTCACCTGCTTCGTCTTCTTGTCGAACACGAGCTCCGGCGACATCGCCGAGCGCGGCCGCTTGCCGGCCTGCACGCGGTTCGCGACCGGTTTGCCGTTGTCGTTCGACACGAACGAGAAATCGGTGAGCTGGTTGTTCAGCATGAAGCCGCGCACCATCAGCCGCGAGCCGAACGCATCCTCGATGCTGGTCGTCATCGACAGCGCCTGGCCGTAACGGTCGACGATCGCGATGTCGGACGTCGACGGCAATTCGGGGCTGCGGTCGTCGGCCATCGCGAGCGTCGCGCCCTGCGGCGTGCCGGCCTGCGCGACGCCCATGCTGCTGTCGCCGATCAGGCGTGCGCGCTGCGCGAGGTAAGTCTTGTCGGTGAGGCTCGCCCAGTTGCCGCCCGGCAGCGGCGCGAAATCGGGATCGGCGACATAGCGCGCGCGGTCCGCGTACGCGAGGCGCCCGGCTTCGCTGAACAGGTGCGCGGCGAACGGCGTTGGCTCATAGCCGACGTCGTTGCGCACCGGCTTCTGCGCGCCGATCTGCTGCCAGTCGGGCATCGCTTCGAGGATGCCCAACATCTGCGCGATCGCGAGGCCGCCCGACGACGGCGGCGGCATCCCGCAGACGACCGAGCGCCGGTAGTCGGCGCACAGCGGCGCGCGCACCTTCGCCTTGTAGCGTGCGAGATCCTGAAGCGACAGCAGGCCCGGGTTGGTCGGGTGCTTGCGCACCTTCGTGACGATGTCGCGTGCGATCGCGCCGGTGTAGAACGCGTTCGCGCCGCGCTCGGCGACCTGGCGCAGCACGGTCGCGAGCGCAGGGTTCTTCAGCACCGTGCCGGCCGCCTTCGGCGTGCCGTCCGCGTTGTAGAAGTACGCGCGCGCGGCCGGGTCGTTCTTCAGGTATCGGTCGTTCGCGATCAGCGTCGCGAGCCGCGGGCTGATCGTGAAGCCGTGTTCGGCGAGCCGGATCGCGGGCTGGAACAGCCGTCGCCACGGCAGCTTGCCGTGCGCGCGGTGCGCGGCGTCGAGCATGCGCAGCACGCCCGGCGTGCCGACCGAGCGCCCGCCGACGACGCCTTCGTAGAAGTTCATCGGCTGGCCGGTCGGGCCGTAGAACAGGCGGTCGGTCGCGGCGGCCGGCGCGGTTTCGCGGCCGTCGTACGCCTGCGTCGCCTTGCCGTCGAAGTACAGCATGAACGCGCCGCCGCCGATCCCCGACGATTGCGGCTCGACGAGCGCGAGCACCATCTGCGTTGCGATCGCGGCGTCGATCGCGGTGCCGCCGGCCTTCAGCATCTCGTAGCCGGCTTGCGTCGCGAGCGGGTTCGCGGCCGCGATCATGAAGTGCTGCGAGGTCCAGCCCGGCTTGTCGGTCCAGCCGGACGACTGCTCGGGCGCGTGCATGCCGGGCAGCGGCGCGGCGGCGCCCGATGCGGCGGCGACCGGGACGACGGCGCCCGACGGCGCGGACGGGGACGTGCAGCCGGCGTTGAACGCGACGAGCGCGACGGCGGCGAGCAGCGTCCAGGGACGCGAATGCGGACGAATCCGGTCGAACATTGAACCCTCGGCAGCAGTGAATTCGAAGGCGGCGGCCGCGCTCCGTGCCGGCCCCGGCGCGCTATTGTCGCCGCGCGGCCGGCGGATTGTCATCCGACAGGAAACCCTGACGCATCCCGCCGGGCCCGCCCCGGCCGGTCTTTCCGGCCTGTTCGAGGATGAACTCTATGAAGGTCGAGGTCGCGCGCGTGTGGTGCCGGTTCGGCATGTAGAGCATGTACATGTGCGTGCCGAAGATGCTGAGCCGGTACGCGTCGAGCGACGTGACGACGGTGCCGCGCCGGATGTCGTCCTGCATCACGTAGTCGGGCACGATGCCGACGCCGATCCCCGCGAGGATCGCTTGGCGCAGGAACAGGAAGTTCTCCGAAATCAGCGCCGGCTCGAGCAGCACTTCGTGCCGTTCGTCGCCGAGATACGCGGCGATCCTGAGCTGGCGGCCCATCACCGTCGCGGTGACGACCGGCGCGGCGGCCAGCGCGCCGAGGCTCGCGGGCATCCCGTGCGCGGATGCGAACGCGGCCGATGCGCAGGCGACGTAGCGCACCGCGCCCATGTCGCGCGCGACGAGGTTCTGCGGCGGTTCGGGCATCACGCGCACCGCGATGTCGATCTCGTCGCGCATCAGGTCTTCCACGCGGTTCTCGAACACGACGTCGAGCACGATGCCCGGATGCAGCCGCTTGAACGCGAGCAGCCATTCGGACATCACCATCTGCCCGTAGCCGCTCGGCACCGACAGCCGCACGCGGCCCTGCAGGTCCTGGCCGAGCGTCGTCACCGATTCCTGCGCGGCGAGCAACTCGTTGCGGATGCGCCGGCCGTGCTCGTACAGCTTCAGCCCGATCTCGGTCGGCTCGATGCGTCGCGTCGTACGCCGCACGAGCTGCTGGCCGATCGAGCGCTCGAGCTGATTCAGCCGGTAGCTGACGTTCGCGCGGCTCATCTTGAGCCGCTGCGCGGCCTTGCTGAGATTGCCGGCGTCGAGGATCTCGACGAGCAGCGTCAGCGCGTTCATGTCCATCCCGTGTCTCCTGATCCGTCCCGTTTAACGGTCGGAAAGCATCCAGTGTCAAGTCAGACTTGACAGCTTGTAAAAGCGTGCGGGAATTGTCAATGAATCTGGATCAATCGAGAATCGGGTCATGCCCGGCGAATGCGCCGGATCGTTTCCCGCGTCGCGCGGGACCGGATCGGGAGCCCGCCGCCGGCCGGTTCCGCGGCTCCCGCCCGGCGTACAGCATCTGGAGACACGATGAATTCGACTGCTTCCCCCGACACCCCCGGATTCGGCACCGTCACACGCGAGCGCCGCGACAAGGTGCTCGTCGTCACGATCGACCACCCGCCCGTCAACGCGCTGTCCGCCGACGTGCGGCGCGGCCTCGCCGACGCGCTCGATGCCGCACAGGCCGACGACGCGATCCGCGCGGTGTTGATCGTCGGCGCCGGCCGCAATTTCATCGCGGGCGCCGATATCCGCGAATTCGGCAAGCCGCCGGTGCCGCCGTCGCTGCCCGACGTGTGCGAGCGGATCGAGTCGAGCGCGAAGCCGGTCGTGGTCGCGCTGCACGGCGCGACGCTCGGCGGCGGCCTCGAAGTCGCGCTCGCCGCGCATTACCGGCTCGCGGTGCCCGGCACGAAGCTCGGGCTGCCCGAAGTCACGCTCGGCCTGTTGCCCGGTGCGGGCGGCACGCAGCGCGCGCCGCGCCTGATCGGCGCGAAGGCCGCGCTCGACCTGATGCTGACGGGCCGTCACGCGAGCGCCGACGAAGCGCTCGCGCTCGGCCTCGTCGACCGCGTCGCGCACAGCGACGACACGCTCGCCGAAGGGCTCGCCTATGCGCAGGAACTCGTGTCGCTCGGCGCGCCGGCGCGCCGCACGCGCGATGCGCAGGGGCTTGCCGATCGCGCAGCCGCGCAGGCCGCGATCGATGCGGCGCGCGCGGAACTGCCGAAGAAGTCGCGCGGGCTGTTCTCGCCGGCGAAGATCGTCGACGCGGTCGAAGCCACGCTCGCGCTGTCGTTCGACGCGGGGATGAAGCTCGAACGCAGCCTGTTCCTGCAGTGCATCGACAGCCCGCAGCGCGCGGGCCTCGTGCATGCGTTCTTCGCGGAACGTGAAGCGGCGAAGGCGCCCGAGGCGCGGCGCGCGAGCGCGCGCCCGGTCGAGCGGATCGGCGTGGTCGGCGGCGGCACGATGGGGGCGGGCATCGCGGTTGCGGCGCTCGATGCCGGGCTGCCGGTGACGATGATCGAACGCGACGAAGCGTCGCTCGCGCGCGGCCGCGCGCACGTCGAGAAGGTGTACGACGGCCTCGTCGCGAAAGGGCGGATGACGCCGGCCGCGCACGCGGCGCGGCTCGCGCGCTTCAAGGGCAGCACGTCGTACGACGCGCTTGCGCAGGCCGACGTCGTGATCGAGGCCGTGTTCGAGGACATGGCCGTGAAGCAGGCCGTATTCGCCGAACTCGCACGCGTGTGCAAGCCGGGCGCGGTGCTCGCGACCAACACGTCGTATCTCGACATCGACGAGATCGCCGCGAGCATCGACCGGCCGGCCGACGTGATCGGCCTGCATTTCTTCTCGCCGGCCAACGTGATGAAGCTGCTCGAGATCGTCGTGCCGGCGCATGTCACAGCCGACGTCGTCGCGACCGCGTTCGCGCTCGCGAAGCAACTGAAGAAGACGCCGGTGCGCGCGGGCGTGTGCGATGGCTTCATCGGTAACCGGATTCTCGCCGTCTATCGCACGGCGGCCGACACCCTGATGGAAGACGGCGCGTCGCCGTACCAGATCGATCGCGCGGTGCGCGAATTCGGCTTCCCGATGGGGCCGTTCCAGGTGGTCGATCTCGCCGGCGGCGACATCGGCTGGGCGACCCGCAAGCGCCGTGCGGCGACGCGCGACCCGCGCGCGCGTTACGTCGAAATTTCGGACCGGCTGTGCGAGCGCGGCTGGTTCGGGCAGAAGACCGCGCGCGGCTACTACCTGTATCCGGACGGCGCGCGCATCGGCACGCCGGACCCGGAAGTCGACGCGATCGTCGCCGCGGAGCGCGCGAAGAAGGGCATCACGCCGCGCACGTTCACCGACGACGAGATCATGCGCCGCTACCTCGCCGCGATGATCAACGAAGGCGCGAACGTCGTGCACGAGAAGATCGCGCTGCGCCCGCTCGACGTCGACGCGGTGTTCCTGTACGGCTACGGCTTTCCGCGCTATCGCGGCGGCCCGATGCACTACGCGGACACGCTCGGCCTCGCCAATGTGCTCGCCGATATCCGCGCGTTCGCGAAGGAAGACCCGCTGTTCTGGAAGCCTTCGCCGCTGCTCGTCGATCTCGTCGCGCGCGGCGCCGATTTCGCGAGCCTGAACCGCATCGACTGAACGCCAACCGCCTACGCAACGGACCGAAGATGGACCTCAATTTCACTCCCGAAGAGGAAGCGTTTCGCGCCGACGTGCAGCGCTTCCTGCAAGCCGAACTTCCCGAGCGCATCGCGCGCAAGGTGAAGGGCGGCCTGCATCTCACGCGCGACGACATGCGCGAATGGCACGCAATCCTCAACGCGCGCGGCTGGCTCGCGAGCCACTGGCCGCGCGAGTACGGCGGCCCCGGCTGGAGCGTCGCGCAGAAGTTCCTGTTCGACAACGAATGCGCGCTCGCGGGCGCGCCGCGCATCGTGCCGTTCGGCGTGAACATGCTCGGCCCCGTACTGATCAAGTACGGCAACGAAGCGCAGAAACGCCACTGGTTGCCGCGCATTCTCGACGGCACCGACTGGTGGTGCCAGGGTTACTCGGAGCCGGGCGCCGGTTCCGATCTCGCGTCGGTGAAGACGAGCGCGGTGCGCGGCCTCGACGCGCAGGGCGAGCACTACATCGTGAACGGCCAGAAGACGTGGACCACGCTCGGCCACTACGCGAACATGATCTTCTGCCTCGTGCGCACCGCGACCGACGTGCGCAAGCAGGAAGGCATCAGCTTCCTGCTGATCGACATGAACACGCCGGGCGTCGACGTGCGCCCGATCATCACGCTCGACGGCGAACACGAGGTGAACGAGGTGTTCTTCACCGACGTGCGCGTGCCGGCGGAAAACCTCGTCGGCGAAGAGAACCGCGGCTGGACCTACGCGAAATTCCTGCTCACGTACGAGCGCACCAACATCGCCGGGATCGGCTTCTCGACGGCCGCGCTCGACCGGCTGCGCGCGGTCGCCGCGAAGGTGACCAAGAACGGCAAGCCGCTCGCGGACGATCCGTTCTTCGCGGCGCGCATCGCGCGCGTCGAGATCGAGCTCGAGAACATGCGCACGACCAACCTGCGCGTGCTGGCCGCAGTCGCGGGCGGCGGCGCGCCGGGCGCGGAAAGCTCGATGCTGAAGATTCGCGGCACGCAGATCCGTCAGGAGATCACGTCGCTGATGCGGCGCGCGATGGGGCCGTACGCGCAGCCGTTCGTCGACGAAGCGCTCGACGCGGATCACGACGTCGAGCCGGTTGGCCCGGACGACGCCGCGAGCGCCGCGCAGCAGTACTTCAACAACCGCAAGCTGTCGATCTTCGGCGGCTCGAACGAGATCCAGAAGAACATCATCGCGAAGATGATGCTCGGGCTGTAACGAGGAACGCGACGATGGATTTCCAGCACACAGAAGACCGCCGGATGCTGGCGGACACCTTGAACCGCTTCATCGCCGAACAGTACCCGTTCCCGGTGCGCGATCGCATCGCGCAGTCGGCCGAAGGCTTCGATCGCGCGATGTGGCAGCGCTTTGCCGAACTCGGCACGGTCGGCGCGCTGTTCGCGGAGGCCGACGGCGGCTTCGGCGGCGCGGGCTTCGACATCGCCGTGGTGTTCGAATGCCTCGGGCGCGGGCTCGTCGTCGAGCCGTTCCTCGGCGCGCTGCTGGCCGGCCGCGCGCTGTCGCTCGCGGGCGGCGACGCGCATCGCGAGAAGCTCGCGGCGCTGATCGACGGCAGCGCGAGCGCCGCGTTCGCGCACGACGAGCCGGGCTCGCATTACGAACTGACGACCGTGCGCACGCGCGCCGAACGCGCGGGCGACGGCTGGGTGCTGACGGGCGCGAAGGGCGTCGTCGACCAGGCCGCGCAGGCGGCGTTCTTCGTCGTCAGCGCGCGCGTGTCGGGCCATGACGACGATGCGGCCGGCATCGGCCTGTTCGTCGTGCCGGCCGATGCGCCGGGCGTGTCGCTGCGCGACTACCGGAAGATCGACGGCGGCCGTGCGGCCGAGGTGCGTTTCGACGGCGTCGCGCTGCCGGCCGACGCGGCGCTCGGCGCGCCTGACGGCGAAGCGGGCGCGGCGCTGCTCGAACGCGTGCTCGGTTACGGGCTGCTCGCGCTGTCGGCGGAAGCGCTCGGCGCGATGGACGTCGCGAAGGAACACACGCTCGAATACCTGCGCACGCGCAAGCAGTTCGGCTTGCCGATCGGCAGCTTCCAGGCGCTGCAGCACCGGATGGCCGACCTGCTGCTCGAAGTCGAGCAGGCGCGCTCGGCCGTGATCAACGCGGCCGCGCAGCTCGATGCGCCGCACGCGGTGCGCGAACGCGCGCTCGCCGCGGCCAAGTACAGCATCGGCCGCATCGGCACGCTCGTCGCCGAGGAGAGCATCCAGCTGCACGGCGGGATCGGGATGACGTGGGAGCTGCCGCTGTCGCATTACGCGAAGCGCCTCGTGATGATCGATCACCAGCTCGGCGACGAGGATCACCATCTCGCGCGCTACATCGCGTTGTCGAAACAGTAAAAGCGCAAAGCGCGAATGGAGGAGACAAGGATGACGAACGAATCGCGCGCGCTGCCGCTCGCCGGCGTGAAGGTGCTCGATTTCTCGCGCGTGCTCGCGGGCCCGTGGTATGCGATGGTGCTCGCCGATTTCGGCGCGGAGGTGATCAAGGTCGAGCATCCGGCGCGCGGCGACGACACGCGCGACTGGGGGCTGCGGATCGGCGATACCGAGACGACCTACTTCAACAGCGTGAACCGCAGCAAGCGGTCGATCTGCCTGGACCTGCAGACCGAGGACGGCCAGCGCCTCGCGCGCGAGCTGGCCGCGCAGGCCGACGTGGTGCTCCACAACTTCAAGTTCGGCGGTGCGGAAAAGCTCGGCCTCGGCTACGACGCGCTGGCCGAACTGAATCCGCGCCTCGTGCACTGCGCGATCTCCGGCTATGACCGCTCGGGCGCCGAGGCCGCGCGGCCCGGCTACGACCTCGTCGTGCAGGGCGAGGCCGGGCTGATGGCGCTGAACGGCGAGGCCGGCCAGCCGCCGCTGAAGTTCGGCGTCGCGGCAGTCGACCTGTTCACCGGCATGTATTCGGCGCAGGCGATCCTGGCCGCGCTGTACGAGCGGCATGCGACCGGGCGCGGGCGGCGCATCGAGATGGCGCTGTTCGACTGCGGGCTGATGATCACCGCGTACTACGGGCTCGATGCGCTGCTGATGGGCGAGGACCCGCCGCGCTACGGCAACGCGCATCCGTCGATCGTGCCGTACGGCGTGTTCGACGCGGCCGATGGTCCGCTCGTGATCACGGTCGGCAACAACACGCAGTTCGCGCGCTTCTGCGACGCGATCGAGCGCCCCGATCTTGCGGCCGATGCACGTTACAAGACCAACCTCGGCCGCTCCGAGAACCGTGCCGAACTGCTGCCCGAGATTCGCCGCGAACTCGCACGCCGTTCGCGCGCGACGCTGCTCACGGCGCTCGCCGACGCGGGCATTCCGTGCGGCGAAGTGCTCGGTCTGCACGAGGCGCTGACGTCGGAGCGCGCGACGCGCGCGGGGCTCGTCACGCGGCAGCCGCATCCGGTCGCGGGCGGCGTCGACGTGCTCGCGCCGCCGTATCGCTTCGACGGCGCGCGGCTGCCGGTGCGCGGCGCGCCGCCGGTGCTCGGCGCGGATACGGACGCGGTGCTCGGCGGCTGGCTCGGGCTGTCGGCCGACGCTGTCGCGCGGCTGCGCGCGGATCGCATCGTGTAACGCGGTTTCGCCGCCGCGGCGCGGGCGGAACGGTTGACGCGCCGGCCATTGACAAGACAAGCCTCGCGAAACGACGAGGTGCCCTGCGGGGACCAGAGTAAGGCGCTGAAGCGTCAACTCCGGTCGACCGCGAAGCATGGGACCCGAGTACGCGCTGAAGCGCCAACCCCGGTCAACTCAGGAGACACCATGGAGCTTTCCGTCATCGAATCGGTCACGGCGCGCCGCGACTACCAGCAGCTCGTGCGCGCGCAGCGCCGCTTCAGCTTCACGCTGACGGCGCTGATGATCGCGACTTATTACGGCTTCATCCTGCTCGTCGCGCTCGCGCCGCACGTGCTCGCGGCGCCGCTGTATCGCGGCGCGACGACGACCGTCGGGATCGCCGCGGGCGTCGCGATCATCCTGGTCGCGATCGGCCTGACCGCGAGCTACGTGCTGCGTGCGAACCGCGCGTTCGATCGCCGGATCGACGCGATCCTCGAAACGTCGTGACGGAGGCCGACATGCGACGCACATTCCTCGCGCCCGGCGCGCTTGCCGTTCCCGTTGCTCTCGTTTCCTCCGCCGCGCATGCGGTATCCGTCGCGGGCCCGATGCCCGACAAGGTCGAGCTGAACCCGGTCGCGATCGGGATGTTCTTCGCGTTTGTGTTCGCGACGCTCGCGCTCACGCGCTGGGCCGCGCGCCGCACGCGCTCGACGCGCGACTTCTATACGGCCGGCGGCGGCATCACCGGGCTGCAGAACGGGCTCGCGATCGCGGGCGACTACATGTCGGCCGCGTCGTTCCTCGGGCTGTCGGGGATGGTGTTCATGTTCGGCTTCGACGGGCTCATCTACTCGATCGGCTTCCTGGTCGGCTGGCCGTTCGTGATGTTCCTGATCGCCGAGCCGCTGCGCAACCTCGGCAAGTTCACGTTCGTCGACGTCGTCGCATACCGCTTCGCGCAGCGGCCGATCCGGCTGCTGACCTCCGCGAACGCGCTGACGATCGTCGTGCTGTACCTCGTCGTGCAGATGGTCGGCGCGGGCAAGCTGATCCAGCTGCTGTTCGGGCTGTCGTACGGCACGGCCGAGCTGATCGTCGGCGTGCTGATGGTCGTCTACGTGTTCTTCGGCGGAATGACCGCGACCACCTGGGTGCAGGTGATCAAGGCTGTGCTGCTGCTGTGCGGTGCGACGCTGCTCGCGTTGCTCGCGCTCGGCGAATTCGGCTTCAGCGTCGACGAGATGTTCCGCCGCGCGGTGGCCGTGCATCCGGGCGCGCTCGGCATCATGGGGCCCGGCAAGCTGATCCGCGATCCGGCCAACGCGCTGTCGCTCGGCATCGCGCTGATGTTCGGCACGGCCGGCTTCCCGCACATCCTGATGCGCTTCTTCACGGTGCCGAACGCGAAGGAGGCGCGCAAGTCGGTGCTCTACGCGACCGGCTTCATCGGCTACTTCTACCTGCTGACCTTCGTGATCGGCTTCTCGGCGATCGTGCTGCTCGCGCAGCATCCGGAATTCTTCCGGCTCGCCGCGAACGGCACGTTCAACCTGACGCACGACCTGCTCGGCGGCTCGAACATGGTCGCGGTGAAACTCGCGCAGGCGGTCGGCGGGAACTGGTTCTACGGCTTCATCGCGGCCGTCACGTTCGCGACGATCCTCGCGGTGGTCGCGGGCCTGACGCTCGCCGGCGCGACGACGATCTCGCACGACCTTTACGCGCAGATGTGGGCGCGCGGCAAGCCCGACGAGCGTCTGGAGATGCGGATCTCGCGCGCGGCGACGATCGCGCTGTCGGCCGTCGCGATCGGGCTGTCGATCCTGTTCGAGCACGTGAACGTCGCGTTCATGGTCGGGCTCGTCGCGGCGGTGGCCGCGAGCGCGAATTTCCCGGTGCTCGCGATGTCGATCTTCTGGCGCGGGATGACGACGCGCGGCGCGGTGCTCGGCGGCGGCCTCGGCCTCGTGTCGGCGGTGACGCTCACGGTGCTGTCGAAGTCGGTGTGGGTCGACGTGCTGCACCACGCGCACGCGCCGGTGTTCCTCGACAACCCGGCGCTCGTGTCGGTGCCGCTCGCGTTCATCGGGATCGTCGTCGGCTCGCTCGCGGATCGCGGCGAGCGCGCGCGGCGCGAGCGCGACGCGTTCGCGCAGCAGGAGTTCTACGCGCAGACGGGCCTGCTCGCCGGCAAGGCCGTGCAGCACTGATTCATCTGATGAAAGCGCCGATCCGTCCGGATCGCCGGACGGATATTTTCCGGAAATCCGGAATCCCGGATTTCCTTGCCTGCCGCATTATGAGAAATACAATGAAAACAACGGCTTGAGGGGTGTCCGGAACCTGGCATCGACCTTGCAATATAAATGGCACGGCCGTCCCCCGGCCTCAACTACTACAGCAAGGAGACAATCGATGACCACTGCCTTCCTCCCCCTCCGGACGTCTTGAGGCATCGCTTGTTGCGGCACGGCAGCCGCGCAGGCGAATGGCGTTTCCCCTGACATTCGCCTGCGCGCGTGACGCCGTTTCCATCGGCTCATCTACCTTCAGCAGGAACCATCGTGAAGAAGAAACCCTTC
This genomic interval carries:
- a CDS encoding 3-hydroxyacyl-CoA dehydrogenase NAD-binding domain-containing protein, with the protein product MNSTASPDTPGFGTVTRERRDKVLVVTIDHPPVNALSADVRRGLADALDAAQADDAIRAVLIVGAGRNFIAGADIREFGKPPVPPSLPDVCERIESSAKPVVVALHGATLGGGLEVALAAHYRLAVPGTKLGLPEVTLGLLPGAGGTQRAPRLIGAKAALDLMLTGRHASADEALALGLVDRVAHSDDTLAEGLAYAQELVSLGAPARRTRDAQGLADRAAAQAAIDAARAELPKKSRGLFSPAKIVDAVEATLALSFDAGMKLERSLFLQCIDSPQRAGLVHAFFAEREAAKAPEARRASARPVERIGVVGGGTMGAGIAVAALDAGLPVTMIERDEASLARGRAHVEKVYDGLVAKGRMTPAAHAARLARFKGSTSYDALAQADVVIEAVFEDMAVKQAVFAELARVCKPGAVLATNTSYLDIDEIAASIDRPADVIGLHFFSPANVMKLLEIVVPAHVTADVVATAFALAKQLKKTPVRAGVCDGFIGNRILAVYRTAADTLMEDGASPYQIDRAVREFGFPMGPFQVVDLAGGDIGWATRKRRAATRDPRARYVEISDRLCERGWFGQKTARGYYLYPDGARIGTPDPEVDAIVAAERAKKGITPRTFTDDEIMRRYLAAMINEGANVVHEKIALRPLDVDAVFLYGYGFPRYRGGPMHYADTLGLANVLADIRAFAKEDPLFWKPSPLLVDLVARGADFASLNRID
- a CDS encoding acyl-CoA dehydrogenase family protein, encoding MDLNFTPEEEAFRADVQRFLQAELPERIARKVKGGLHLTRDDMREWHAILNARGWLASHWPREYGGPGWSVAQKFLFDNECALAGAPRIVPFGVNMLGPVLIKYGNEAQKRHWLPRILDGTDWWCQGYSEPGAGSDLASVKTSAVRGLDAQGEHYIVNGQKTWTTLGHYANMIFCLVRTATDVRKQEGISFLLIDMNTPGVDVRPIITLDGEHEVNEVFFTDVRVPAENLVGEENRGWTYAKFLLTYERTNIAGIGFSTAALDRLRAVAAKVTKNGKPLADDPFFAARIARVEIELENMRTTNLRVLAAVAGGGAPGAESSMLKIRGTQIRQEITSLMRRAMGPYAQPFVDEALDADHDVEPVGPDDAASAAQQYFNNRKLSIFGGSNEIQKNIIAKMMLGL
- a CDS encoding cation acetate symporter → MRRTFLAPGALAVPVALVSSAAHAVSVAGPMPDKVELNPVAIGMFFAFVFATLALTRWAARRTRSTRDFYTAGGGITGLQNGLAIAGDYMSAASFLGLSGMVFMFGFDGLIYSIGFLVGWPFVMFLIAEPLRNLGKFTFVDVVAYRFAQRPIRLLTSANALTIVVLYLVVQMVGAGKLIQLLFGLSYGTAELIVGVLMVVYVFFGGMTATTWVQVIKAVLLLCGATLLALLALGEFGFSVDEMFRRAVAVHPGALGIMGPGKLIRDPANALSLGIALMFGTAGFPHILMRFFTVPNAKEARKSVLYATGFIGYFYLLTFVIGFSAIVLLAQHPEFFRLAANGTFNLTHDLLGGSNMVAVKLAQAVGGNWFYGFIAAVTFATILAVVAGLTLAGATTISHDLYAQMWARGKPDERLEMRISRAATIALSAVAIGLSILFEHVNVAFMVGLVAAVAASANFPVLAMSIFWRGMTTRGAVLGGGLGLVSAVTLTVLSKSVWVDVLHHAHAPVFLDNPALVSVPLAFIGIVVGSLADRGERARRERDAFAQQEFYAQTGLLAGKAVQH
- a CDS encoding CaiB/BaiF CoA transferase family protein; translation: MTNESRALPLAGVKVLDFSRVLAGPWYAMVLADFGAEVIKVEHPARGDDTRDWGLRIGDTETTYFNSVNRSKRSICLDLQTEDGQRLARELAAQADVVLHNFKFGGAEKLGLGYDALAELNPRLVHCAISGYDRSGAEAARPGYDLVVQGEAGLMALNGEAGQPPLKFGVAAVDLFTGMYSAQAILAALYERHATGRGRRIEMALFDCGLMITAYYGLDALLMGEDPPRYGNAHPSIVPYGVFDAADGPLVITVGNNTQFARFCDAIERPDLAADARYKTNLGRSENRAELLPEIRRELARRSRATLLTALADAGIPCGEVLGLHEALTSERATRAGLVTRQPHPVAGGVDVLAPPYRFDGARLPVRGAPPVLGADTDAVLGGWLGLSADAVARLRADRIV
- the ggt gene encoding gamma-glutamyltransferase, with translation MFDRIRPHSRPWTLLAAVALVAFNAGCTSPSAPSGAVVPVAAASGAAAPLPGMHAPEQSSGWTDKPGWTSQHFMIAAANPLATQAGYEMLKAGGTAIDAAIATQMVLALVEPQSSGIGGGAFMLYFDGKATQAYDGRETAPAAATDRLFYGPTGQPMNFYEGVVGGRSVGTPGVLRMLDAAHRAHGKLPWRRLFQPAIRLAEHGFTISPRLATLIANDRYLKNDPAARAYFYNADGTPKAAGTVLKNPALATVLRQVAERGANAFYTGAIARDIVTKVRKHPTNPGLLSLQDLARYKAKVRAPLCADYRRSVVCGMPPPSSGGLAIAQMLGILEAMPDWQQIGAQKPVRNDVGYEPTPFAAHLFSEAGRLAYADRARYVADPDFAPLPGGNWASLTDKTYLAQRARLIGDSSMGVAQAGTPQGATLAMADDRSPELPSTSDIAIVDRYGQALSMTTSIEDAFGSRLMVRGFMLNNQLTDFSFVSNDNGKPVANRVQAGKRPRSAMSPELVFDKKTKQVTMIVGSAGGPAIINHVAKTLVGVLDWGMTMQQAIALPNFGSMNGPTQLERGRVSEALADGLKGRGHDVQVVEMNSGLQGIQRLNVQGQTVWLGGADPRREGIVMGE
- a CDS encoding DUF485 domain-containing protein → MELSVIESVTARRDYQQLVRAQRRFSFTLTALMIATYYGFILLVALAPHVLAAPLYRGATTTVGIAAGVAIILVAIGLTASYVLRANRAFDRRIDAILETS
- a CDS encoding LysR family transcriptional regulator; translated protein: MDMNALTLLVEILDAGNLSKAAQRLKMSRANVSYRLNQLERSIGQQLVRRTTRRIEPTEIGLKLYEHGRRIRNELLAAQESVTTLGQDLQGRVRLSVPSGYGQMVMSEWLLAFKRLHPGIVLDVVFENRVEDLMRDEIDIAVRVMPEPPQNLVARDMGAVRYVACASAAFASAHGMPASLGALAAAPVVTATVMGRQLRIAAYLGDERHEVLLEPALISENFLFLRQAILAGIGVGIVPDYVMQDDIRRGTVVTSLDAYRLSIFGTHMYMLYMPNRHHTRATSTFIEFILEQAGKTGRGGPGGMRQGFLSDDNPPAARRQ
- a CDS encoding acyl-CoA dehydrogenase family protein, producing the protein MDFQHTEDRRMLADTLNRFIAEQYPFPVRDRIAQSAEGFDRAMWQRFAELGTVGALFAEADGGFGGAGFDIAVVFECLGRGLVVEPFLGALLAGRALSLAGGDAHREKLAALIDGSASAAFAHDEPGSHYELTTVRTRAERAGDGWVLTGAKGVVDQAAQAAFFVVSARVSGHDDDAAGIGLFVVPADAPGVSLRDYRKIDGGRAAEVRFDGVALPADAALGAPDGEAGAALLERVLGYGLLALSAEALGAMDVAKEHTLEYLRTRKQFGLPIGSFQALQHRMADLLLEVEQARSAVINAAAQLDAPHAVRERALAAAKYSIGRIGTLVAEESIQLHGGIGMTWELPLSHYAKRLVMIDHQLGDEDHHLARYIALSKQ